From Drosophila santomea strain STO CAGO 1482 chromosome 2R, Prin_Dsan_1.1, whole genome shotgun sequence:
GCTGCTGATTATGCCGATGGTGTGAGCCAGCCGAGGACCTCTAAGGGCACCCATGCCCTACCCGATGCCGAGCTGGTGATCGAGCAACTGCAGCGCCACGTGGAAGGCGAGctgcgccacgcccacatcaCCGCCATGCTGCCCGCCTGGGGTCAACTGTTGGCCAACGACCTGGTCGAGGTAGGACAGCTGCCCATCTCCGGAAAGTGCTGCGAGCGCGACTCCGCCGTCAAGGATCCCAGCGAGCTGCAGCACTGCTTCGTTCGGGCAGGACCCGACTGCAAGGAGTACAAGCGATCGGCGCCAGGATTCGATTCGGACGCGTGCCAGAAGCGTAAGTTCAAAAGGCTCTGAGAAACGGGTATTATATCTAAAATGAGAATGTTTCCCTCTTACAGACACTCGCCAGCAGATGAACATTGCCTCGGCCTACATTGATGGCTCTGGACTGTATGGCTCCACTCGCCACGAATTCGACCAGTTGCGCACCTACATCAGTGGCGGAGTAAAGGTGGAGTCCTGCAAGTACTGCCAGGTGGCTGGAGCCACCGGAGCACTCCATCGTgctctgctgcagcagcacaacaacatcGGCGAGCAGCTGTCGCACATCAATCCCGATTGGTCCGAAGAGGATGTGTTCCTGGAGGCCAGACGCATCATCACGGCCACCATTCAGCACATCACCTACAACGAGTTCTTGCCTTTGGTCCTGGGCCAGGAAACCACTGCCAAGGAGGGTCTGAGACTGACTGCCGAGAAGCACTCGAGCAACTACTCCAGCTCGGTGAGGGGGGGAATCTACAATGAGTTTGCAACCGCCGCCATGCCCGCTTTCTGGAGCATGTATCCCCCAGAGATGCTGGCCAAGAAGATGTCCGCCCACGAGCTGCTGTCCATTGCCGCCCTGCAAAAGTCACTGGTTCCCAGTCAAACAAATGCCGAGGGTTGGTCCGAGTTGGCTCTGGCCGTTCATCGCGGTCGTGACCACGGAGTGGCATCCTATGTACATGCCCTTGATCTCTGCGAGCGTCGATTCGCCGACCAGAGTGCTGCCAATGTGAGCTTCGATACTTTAGCCCAGGTTTCCAACATTCCCGAGGAGTACATCACCAATCTGCGTGACATTTACCAGTGAGTTTTTATGACTTTGTTAAATGGTGAAACCTCAATTTATGGTAGACCTTTTAAATACCGGTTAGCTTCGGTCTTTGCAACACTCCAGTCAACTGATCTAAACGCACGCTCAGAagttttcaaaatatttaaatgtcaATGACTTTATATAACAATTGATAAGCTTTAtgtaaatttgaaatatttatacatcTAAAAGagttttgtatttatatgtgAGAGGTTTCAAAACGAAAAAGTTTATCCAACCATttttactattatttattattacagTTGAATATTTTATCCCTTTCCAGAAACGCAAACGACATTGATTTGTTGGTGGGTGCCCTTCTGGAGGAGCCCGTGGTTGGAGCTCTCTTTGGACCCACAATTAGCTGCTTGCTGACCTTGCAGTTTGAGCAGCTGAAGCAGACCGATCGTTTCTGGTACGAAAACGAGATCCCGCCCTCGTCCTTCACTCTGGATCAGCTGAAGAGCATTCGCCAGACGACTCTGTCCGGTTTGCTGTGTGGTTCCCATCAAGTAAGCACCGCGCAGTCCAAGGCTTTCATTCTGGAGGACAACTACCTGTGAGTAAATGATGATTACACTTAAATGTCAGAAATTCCAGAGGTGCTTATCTTACTAGGAATTCCATTTTGGACTGCGACCAGCTGCCCAAGTTTGATCTGAAGCCCTGGCAAGTAAACCCTGAAGATGAGGTGCACGTGGACCACGTTGAGGTGGAACCAGCGACCAAGGAAGCGATTGCCGAGCTGAGTCCCGAACTGATCGAGGCTGCTGTGGAGCGTGCCAAGCAAGAATTGGAGGAACGCAAGCGCTTCGAGTACGAAGTGTGGCGCACCAGTAAGTTCTTCAAGACTTTTGCGTGTGCTTCAGATTAAAACTAACCATAAATTCCATCTTCTTTGCAGAGGGTGGCATCAGTGCCCGATCCCCTGATGGTACGGCTGCCTCGTTCAGCAAGGCCAATTTGGCTGCCCTGAACCTGGCCAACTCCTCCCTGATCTTCGAGCTGACCTCCAACGAGATTGTGAAGACCCTCAACCACATAACCAGACGCAAGCGTCAGATCTTCAATCCTAACCAGAATGCATTTAACCGTAACGAACTGACCGATACCCTGCAAACGGTGGACATTAGCGGACTACTTGGTGGTGCCCAGAATTCACTGGATACATGCCCGGAACCCAGTCAGCAGTGCGATGCGAACTCGCCGTTCCGTACTCTGTCCGGAAAATGCAACAATCTGCGTAATCCCAACTGGGGCAAGTCACTGACCACTTTCTCCCGCCTGCTGCCCGCTCAGTATGAGGACGGCATCTCGGCACCCAGATTGACTGGTGTGACCGGCACCGCATTGCCCAATCCCAGAACCATTTCCACCACAATCCATCCTGATATTTCCAACCTGCACACTCGCTACTCCCTGATGGTGATGCAGTTCGCCCAGTTTGTCGACCACGATTTGACTTTGACCCCGATCCACAAGGGTTTCCACGAGTCCATCCCGAGTTGCCGACCCTGCAACTCCCGCCAGACGGTGCATCCCGAATGTAATCCCTTCCCGGTGCCCGCTGGCGATTTCTACTATCCCGAAGTGAATGTGACCAGTGGCGAGCGTTTCTGCTTCCCCTCGATGAGATCGCTGCCTGGACAGCAATCGCTGGGACCACGCGATCAGATCAACCAGAACACTCACTTCCTGGACGGCTCCATGGTGTATGGCGAGACCACTTGTCTGTCCAACAAGCTTCGTGGATTCTCCGGACGCATGAACAGCACCCAAGTGAGGGGCAAGGAACTCCTTCCGCTGGGACCCCATCCCGAGTGCAAGTCCCGCAACGGTCTGTGCTTCCTTGGTGGCGATGATCGTGCATCCGAGCAGCCAGGTCTGACTGCCATTCACACCGCCTTTCTGCGTGAACACAACCGCATTGTTGAGGGTCTGCGCGGAGTGAATCCTCACTGGAATGGAGAGCAGCTCTTCCATCATGCCCGTAAAATTGTCAGTGCCCAAGTGCAACATATCGTGTTCAACGAGTTCCTGCCCCGCATTCTCAGCTGGAATGCCGTCAATCTGTATGGTCTTAAGCTTCTGCCCCAGGGATACTACAAGGACTACAACCCATCGTGCTCTCCGATTGTTTTCAACGAGTTTGCCGCAGCTGCCTTCCGTATTGGTCACTCTCTGCTGCGTCCCCATATTCCCCGTCTGAGTGTCCAGCACCAGCCTGTGGAGCCCCCACTATTGCTCCGCGATGGTTTCTTCCGCATGGATGCCCTGCTTCAGCCTGGAATCATTGACGAAATCCTGCGTGGTCTGGTGGCCACTCCAATGGAGACCCTGGATCAGTTCATTACCGGAGAAGTGACCAACCATTTGTTCGAGGACCGCAAGATTCctttctctggcattgatttGATCGCCCTGAATATTCAGAGAGGTTTGTTTCccttattatatatacatttatgtaGGAGATGCTACCATTATTGTTATTTCCCCAGCTCGTGATCATGGAATCCCCTCGTACAACAACTACCGGGCCCTTTGCAACTTGAAACGCGCCACCAACTGGAACGACTTGAGCCGCGAGATTCCCACCGAGGTCATCAACCGTTTCCAGAAGGTCTACGCCAGCGTAGATGACATTGATCTCTTCCCTGGCGCCATGACTGAACGTCCCCTGCAGGGCGGTCTGGTTGGACCCACCTTGGCCTGCATCATTGGCATCCAGTTCAGGCAGCTGCGCAAGTGCGATCGCTTCTGGTACGAGAACCAGAACCCAGAGGTCAAGTTCACGGAGGCTCAGCTGGCTGAGATCCGTAAGGTGACGCTGGCCAAGATCGTTTGCGAGAACCTGGAGATCAGCGGAGATATGCAGCGTGCTGCCTTCGATTTGCCTAGCAATTTCCTGTAAGTATTACCAGAGGCTTTCAAAAATGACTTAGCAAGCCAATTTCTTCTTACAACTATTTTTATAGGAACCCACGCGTGCCCTGCTCCTCGATGCCCCAGATTGacctgaacgcctggcgcGAAAATGTCCAGGGTTGTCAGATTGGCAACCGCAATGTCCGTGTTGGTGAATCTGCCTTCCCATCGCCCTGCACCAGTTGCGTCTGCTCCGCCGAGGGAGTAAGTTACATGGTATTCTTCAAGGGGAATTCCCTTCTAAAAGTTGCTTTCCACTTGCAGGCTCAGTGCGCCTCTCTGCGCATCACGGACTGCGGCCAGTTGATTCGGCAGTGGCCCAAGGAGGCCATTCTGCGGGATGAGGTGTGCAACTCGCAGTGCGGCATTTACTTGACCGGTCAGCAGGCCAGTGGCTTCAATGCCCAACAGCGACAGGGTCAGGCTCAACCGCGTGTGACCCGATCCCGCAACCAGAATCTCTTCAAGTTCCCCGACCTAACGCCCTTCATTGCTTCCCTGTAAGATGCAGGGAGTGAATCGTCAGCTTTGGGTGCGGAGTAAGCACAAGCTACCAATATTGAAACgcattttgtaaataaatctTGCGTTTGTACATAAGTTTCTTTGTTGATTGCTTGCCTAAAGACTTGACCAATGCATGTGAAAGACAAACATGACTTAAGAAACGAGACGCTCGGCCCCATCATCAGACATTTGCAATTCGCAGTGTCCTAGTTATATCCTAATTAAAATTACAGCATAACTATtaacaaattataataaacgcCTTATGTGAGTAAAATAATAGTCACTCGTTGTTTCTTCTGTAAGGTGTGGCTTCCGTCAAAgtataatattaaaaagacGTTTTAGGTATTATGTTGCTTTATTTAGTTTTGCCTTATTGAACATGGTCCGTTACAGCAAATAGTTTGTGTATTTTTGATAGGTTTCTCTATAATGCCGacaataaataacaaaactcACAAAGTACAATCTAGTCTAAAGAAGGATTACATGAATTTATATACGCGCATTTGCAAATATTCACGAGCAGTTGTTCCCAGTGGCACGCAGGACGTTAGACGTGCTGTTGCCACAAGGATATATGCTCCCGGGATGGTCTGGGTTCTGCACATTGGGCCAGCCCATCGGGGCCATCCAGAGCATATGTGGATACAAATACATTTCTTATCATTGCATAAcattacaattatttaaattcgaaAAGAGCGCAGAGACGGGGAAAATCCGAGCGCTaagtgtttgttttgttttctggttACCGGTTTCGGGTGTGTTATAGGTGATTATTACAATCTAGGCTCGCGATCGGTTCGGTTTCTCGTTACTCGACAGCTAACATCATCACTAAGCGGTTGGTTAATGCTACTAAAGTTAGACTTTTGGTACCCATAGAGATAATTCAACTAACGCGTACAGTTATACAGTGTTATCGTACTCGAATATGTATTTGTTTCGCGGACATTACAATACTTTTATCCTTGCTGTGTTCCATAAAAATGAGCGTAGCTAGCAAGCGAACGACAATTAAAGAGTCCACTACTCTGCCATATTTGGTAAGTTgtatcttttgttttgtttcttttgttgGTTGGTGCTTAAACATCTAGAGAATTTGACTTCTTTGCATTATCATTAACTAACTCTGACGGTACGAACTAAAAATTTAAGttgcaaacacacacagatcagaatatacacatacatatgtatataacgACTTACATACGTTTATAGGAATCTTTCTATTTAGATTTAGTTGTAGGCTTTCAAATTGCTGAGCCACAATTTGCTTATGTTATGTGCTTTTCTCAATATCCTTTCCTACTGCTCTGCGATACTGTTGCTCAAAATGGATGTTATATACAAGATGATAGTGTGCGGTATTGGGTTGCGATTCATATGAGGTGTATAGAACTATGTACATATTGAAGATATGCTAATGTGATCCAGAATTTTCGCCACAGCGGACTTGTCTAGTGTTATGAAGAGGATTtcttgcatacttttaggcatCACATATGTGGTTTAGGAGTTATCATGCTAAATATGAACCCCTTAATTTGTTTCAGAGTTTCTAGGAACACACCAGATTGggatgtttttatttttcagccGCCATAGCGGTGGCCCCATTGCTATTTGTCTCCGAATGCCGACGCGCCAgtagatgatgatgatgctggtGAAGATGAtggtgctgatgctgataGCTGGCATAGGGCAACCCATGAGCACTTTGTGGACCTCCAATGCCATTAGCGAAGGGCAGGCCATCGATATTTCCAATTTTGCCTACGATTTTTGGTATCCTATCACTGTCCATAGCCAGCAGTGGTGTGGTCAGGCTGATTAACCCACTACCGCCGATGCTGGCACTGCCAATCCCGATTCCATGCTGACTGTGATTGTGATGCgagtgatgatgatgatgatggtggttgtggttgtggttgtggctGTGATTATGACTATGGTGATGCTGATGGTTGTGGTTGTTGATCACGGGCGTGCTTTTGCAGAGAGCAGCGTGTGTTCCATTTTTTGCCTTACTCTCTAACTCGAGTTCTTGCGCGCCGCGCAGGGAGCTCGTCTTGCGAACCTGCAGCCCACTGCGCGAATGGTCGCAACTCTTGCAACGCTGCTTCTGGGTCTGAACCTGATTGGATGACTGGCGTTGCAGTGCCTTCAAATTGGCTGCCACCAGCTTGGCCTGAAGGGTTTTCGAGGGCGAGACGGGCGTACTGTCATCCTCGCCGGTGGGCGGTGGAGTGGACAAGCGACTGGAGGCGGTCGAGGAGCTGCAGGTACTGTTGGAACGGCAGGACGCCTCGTCCACTTCAGCATCGTGACCATTTTCCTCGGCGGGCTGTTCGTCCACTTCATCCGCATCCGCTTCTGCATCtgcatcatcattatcatcatcacTGGGCTGGGTGCTGGTGGGGTGAGAAGCGACGGCAATTTTCTTATTAGTTgagctgctgttgttggcaACGTTGGAGCCATTTACGCTTGCTTTCTCGCTCGGGGAGTCCGCTGGCAATTCCGCATTCGTCGCAGCCACATCATCATCACTCATCGCCTTGCAGTCACCATTCGATATCacattttgctgctgctgctgctgctgctgctgctgctcctcctcctccggctcCAGACCCTGACTAGTTTTGGTTTTCACGACATCGGCCAGATCAATCCAATGGCCCCGATTACCGCGCACGCCCTCGACAAGAGGCTCAAGCTTGTCGGAGAGGGTTGCGAAGGCCTGTAAAGTAAGCAAGGACTTAGTAAACATTTTCACAAAATATTAGGCCAAGACAAACCTCGTAGATTGGCAAGCAAATGGAGTCTATAAAGTTCACTTGCATCATGGGCAGCTCGTCCTCCTTCTCGCGATTCATGATATCCTACAACAGATAATTACagataatttaaatgtaacaTATTATTTAGCCTTTTCGTAAACTCACAATAGGAGTTATGTTGAGCTCCTGCTTCTCCATATCTCCCTGCTCGAAGAACTCCGAGCTGACCAAGTCGGCCACCCGCTTTTCAATCTCCCACGGCTTCGTGATGGCCGACAAATCACAGACAGTCATGCTCATTGCACGCAAAAGGGCGCGCGGCTCCTCCGCCACCCAGTAGCTCGTCGGCTGGCTCACACTCTCCAAGAAAGGACCTCGTTTTCTGTGAAAATAAACCAGAATTAGGACACTGACGCATACAAAAACGTGTCAGCTACACTCACTTGAAATACACGGCCAAGTCAGTGGACAAAATGGCATCCTCCAATACCCTAATGACCCGACAGTAGTCATCGGAGGAGAGATTGGCCAGAATTTGATTTCCAGGACTATTCAGGATCATTAGGCACTGATCAAAGTGGTGATGTTCCATGGTGGAGGTTGAGTACAGTTGCGCCAATGGCGACGAGGCTCTAAAAAGGAATGTTAAATTATGAAATTCAACTTTATACTAACTTTTCTATACTCACTTAATCTGGAAGGAGTTGTTGGTCCCCCGATGGTCGAGATCATGACACAGGCAGCCAATAATAAGCGCCAAGCATTCGATTTCCCCAAAGATCTTCCACCATTGTGTGGTCTGCAGTaagaaatgaatataaaatgaattacacaaataaaatataattttatttcctgCTTACAGTCAGAATGGCAAACATCATCTGGGCCACATTGAAGGCGTGACGCCAGTTGTGATAGGTAACATTGCGATAGTTTTTCTTAACACTCAACAGCCATCGGCAAAGAACTTCATAGTCGATATGAAAGCGTTCTACAAAGTCGAGATCCAAAAACATGCGCAGGCAGGCCTAAAGAAATCGGATTAGATATTTGTTTCCCATTTTGCGAATGATATTTGAGCTCACCTTTAATGTATCATCATCTTCAAAGTGTATGTCATCGAACTTGAAGTCATGTAGTCGAAAATGTACAGCTGAAGGCACTCGAAGGCgctaaaaaatgtttttaattcattaaattaGTTCGATTTGCTTCCGACTCTTGAAATGAATACTAAAATGGGCGTTATAAAAGTTCTAAAATCTTTTTACTAATCATAATCCAAAATTATCATTGGATTAAATATTGTTGCATCGCTAAAGGGGTTTAAAATTTAAGTCCCCAAACTTTTGCTTGCACTTACTTTCCACACCACAAACAAAGCAGCACGTGCCCAAGACGAAGATGCCTccaagaaaagaaataaaagcaaaatcTCCCACTGGACCTTCATCTGTTTGCTGTCAGCGAATGTAAATGGTGCTATATTAGCCACCAAAGCTGAGAAGTTTATCAAAATTTCTGACATTTTTCCGCCAAGGCACCCAGAAGAGTGCGAGAAGGAAAAACCCAACCAGAGGGCAGCTGCGGACCGGAAAAAGGGTTTTCCCAGCTAAATGGCATAAGCGTCGCTCCGCCTTCGTGTGATGCAGAAACAAAGCCTAGTATggcataattttaattaaaattaataaccCAGCATCTTTGTCTGGCTGGCAACTCGACAGGCGGTCATAATTTTCCCAGCATAATTACAGAGTGAGTGAGCGAGCAGCGTGGAGTCGCACGATTCAGTAGAAAAGTTTCTTTTTGTCATACTTGTGCGAACAAACTAATTACAACTGTCAACACGTTGAAGCTTTTTCCGCGGGGGCAGAGGAGGACAGAGGAGCTTGCCTAAGGCAAACCGACagcttgttgctgctgtttctgtcACACAGAAATAATAAACGAATAAAAACCGTGAAGCTAAAGCAGCAACAGACAGCAGGCACAGGGAAGCACCCAAAGCGGGCATCCGGCAGGACACATTAATTTATGGCTCAGCGTAAAAATTAAGAGACCGAACTAGTGGACGGGACGACCTCTTGGCCTCCGGCAAATTAAGtgagtgcaaataaaattaagtatTTCACTGGCCTCCGAGCAACGACACCCGGGAGGGCAATTTAATCCGGAGCGAACTACGAGAGTAGAGTGCAATAAGGAGCACCAAACCTAAAGAAGCAACCAAACCGAAACTCAACTCACCCGCAGTCGATGAGCCTCGTCCATGGTGGCCGATGCGTGGTAGCTGAGCACCTCCAGGGTGACACTCTGCTTGGCCATTGCCACAATGGCCTTCTCGTACATGTGCGTGTTGTGGATGCCCATGCCGCAGAAGATGGCGAACGCCTCCACGAAGTTCTCGTCGTTCTTGGTGAAGTCCTGGGGGAATGTGAAAGCAGTTTAAAATATGCAGCACGCGATTGAGTCTTAATATGCTTAAAATATAGCTTTTATAGCTAGACACTTGTGATTTGACTTATTAGAGCTcgaatttgaatatttaaaaaaatgagCAGGAGCATGATTGCTGCACAACTAGTAAAAACCGTGGTATACTTACCAACTCATTGAACTTGTTGATCAACTGAATAACACCAATGATCTGTCCCAGCGAGTTCTTGATGGCCATGCAGAGAATAGATCGGTGCTTGAAGCAGGAGTTCTCGTCCACACTCGCATCGAATCGATCGTCCTCGTAGGCATTGGGCACATTAACGGTTTCCCCGGTGGTGGCCACATGTCCGGTGATGCCAATGTTGATGGGAAACCGCGACTCGTAGGGACTGGTCCGGGAAGTGGCTTCCTCCTCGCTCAGGTCATTCGCCTCGAAGTCAAAGACCCGCGAGAAGCTGCCCTTGTCCGCCTCGTGGACCAGGAGGATCTGGACCCGCTGGCACTGGATGAGACTCTGCATGTGGGTGAGAATGCGGAAGACCATGTGCTCTATGGTGCTCTGCTCCTCGAAGATCATGCGTGCCAGATCCAGGAGCACTTGATTCCGCTTGATCTCCAGTTGAGATTTCTCATACAGCTGTGCATTCCGCAGTCCAATGCCACAGAATTGAAGATACGAGGAAAAGACCTGATGGGGATTAACATTGGATTAACAAAGGATTAACATTGCTCAAGCAACAGAAAATAGCAGAGTAGAGCTTGCAAAACGCCATAAAAATTATGAGAGAGTCCCCCACTGGCATCACACATCGGATAATCCCTTATGGCATTTTGCCTGACATTCTGCTAAGCTTTCTTAACAAGTTTCCCCTTTGTTGAATAATGAATGCAATTTGCCACGGCAGTGGGTGCAGCTCTTATGCGGCTTTATTCGGAACAAAAGAAACCATCAAACTGCCCCGTCATGCGATCTCCACATGGCCCCATTCGCCCCCATTTCCGCATTTATCCCGCAAACCTCTACccttccctttccctttcccgtCCAGTCCACTCACCTTTTCATCGATTTCGGAGAAGCACTCGCCATTCATTTTGTTGATGACCTGCGCCACGCCAATCACATCCCCGGATGAATCCTTGATGGGCATGCAGAGCAAGGCCTTCGTCCGATAGCCGGTCAGCGAGTCAATTTCACAATTGAATCGCTCATCCTGTGGGGGGGGGCGGAAATTGgggaaaagaaattaatttgcgCACGAATCAGTATCTCATTTAAATGAGTTTCCGTTGTTAACTTAAGCTCTGTGTTCGTAAGCCTTTACAAATGGTTTCACTTCCTTTTTTGCGATTGCCCCTTTCTAGATAATTATCTGAATAGAtgaatttcttaaaaaaatacaaatacgtATCTCTCTTTTACACCAACTAACACTGAGGATGTTCCGTATGTATCAATCATTCCATTCCATTGTTGGCCCTGCTATTTTTATCCCACTTGGCACACATTCCCCATGATCTATCTGTCTTTCTTTCCTCCCCTTTTTAAAATTGGGAGGTTATCAGATTCCAGACGCCTCGGACAACTGTTTGGCCAGCCATTTAGCCGAGTCAAAAGTCCGCTGGGATCGAGCGAAAGATCTGCACCCGAGCGGAACTGGTGTGGCTAACCATAATGCGCCTCATTCGCACCGAGAAACCTTTGGTCGCGCTGTCTGGTACCAAAAAGTGTCAAATTTAGGCCTTGATTAATTGTGCTAACAATCTGGATCTGGAGATCTGCGGGGTACAGGCGATCTGTCTGTGCGTCACGTATTTGCGGTAAGTTTATCTAGGCGCTTAGGAGGCGCAATTGTTATCTTTAGCCGAGCGGCTTAAAGTCGAAAAGAGAACAGTCGAAAACAAGCATTGGGACTCCATATCTGGGTGATATAACATGCCTAACACGGCCTTGTCTTGGCGTAAGATTAATTACGCTCCAATTGGCAGACAGGCCGAAGAAAAACTGCcgaaaaaataggaaaatgtGGCAGCGGCCATGGCGGAAGCTGGGAAATGTGAAAAGtgctggcgatggcgatggcgatggcgatggccaCCGAGTTCACTGCGCAATATTGAAAACTTAAAGAGCAGCACACtaatatactcgtacacacacacacacagacatacAGTGGATTGGTATCTGCCACCATAAATCTTACAATCGAATGAATAATCTGCAACTCTCGCAGCAGAGCTTGATTTATGACCCAGTTGGCATtcaaatttgtcaaatttccCTCAAGATAGTACTACTACTTGCTCGGTACTGACCTGGTAAGCATCTGGTATGTTGACGGGCTCCCCGCTTTCGGCCACATGCCCGGCGATTCCCGTGCCCCATGCCACCCGTACTTCGTCCTGCTGCTCCATTTCCTCCACGGTGCTCCGGGGGCACACATCGAACAGCTTCGAGACGAGGCATCTGCAGGAGAAAGGGAGTCCAaagttgaaaattataaattgtgTTGCAGGCGGCAACTATCGTCTATTGTCATCGGACACAATGCAAACTTTTCCTATTCCACTGAGAGGAAAAACCATAATGGTGTTTTCCAAAATGTTATAACCAATATGACATCAGCTTGCTGAGTTGCTCGATAATTAGACAGGCGAAAATTGCCAAACTTTTAATTAGGCCATAGTTTATTAAGCCGAAAATGCAGTCGCAAACATATT
This genomic window contains:
- the LOC120444435 gene encoding dual 3',5'-cyclic-AMP and -GMP phosphodiesterase 11 isoform X1, which encodes MGQAASMCRFRGCRYKNKNKNSKQQQQQQQQQQQQQQQQQPQQTPTHSPQIQHHSEIIPATTGLHLRSIEEPATTPLQFQPTGRMNTEQGGTGYGGYGSSEHSLLIATRHAGVPLPLAQQQPLPAHYQPLSHSGAAPPSSSNGSPSSGGGVQTSATPQPQQQYQVHQPYQYQYQYQHHYHHQANSPQHHRPYDPEHARMEAWLDENQEFVQDYFIRKATRQTVDAWLVSHATSAGNDVVSSTSPTHANGQTSSSRGGSGATTPVRKISAHEFERGGLLKPIVNTIDGTPTFLSIGPPTDNGGVGGSCSNLQNVGGVVAGQYQYHHQQHHQNHAHLHHSQHSHYQAGGAVGSSSLGSTGGAGGAGAAPGLGGSGGAGNGHPYPYYHCHQRPQRLSRNELKQLDEKELIFELVKDICNELEVRTLCHKILQNVSILLNADRGSLFLVQGRCNGPDGLKKCLVSKLFDVCPRSTVEEMEQQDEVRVAWGTGIAGHVAESGEPVNIPDAYQDERFNCEIDSLTGYRTKALLCMPIKDSSGDVIGVAQVINKMNGECFSEIDEKVFSSYLQFCGIGLRNAQLYEKSQLEIKRNQVLLDLARMIFEEQSTIEHMVFRILTHMQSLIQCQRVQILLVHEADKGSFSRVFDFEANDLSEEEATSRTSPYESRFPINIGITGHVATTGETVNVPNAYEDDRFDASVDENSCFKHRSILCMAIKNSLGQIIGVIQLINKFNELDFTKNDENFVEAFAIFCGMGIHNTHMYEKAIVAMAKQSVTLEVLSYHASATMDEAHRLRRLRVPSAVHFRLHDFKFDDIHFEDDDTLKACLRMFLDLDFVERFHIDYEVLCRWLLSVKKNYRNVTYHNWRHAFNVAQMMFAILTTTQWWKIFGEIECLALIIGCLCHDLDHRGTNNSFQIKASSPLAQLYSTSTMEHHHFDQCLMILNSPGNQILANLSSDDYCRVIRVLEDAILSTDLAVYFKKRGPFLESVSQPTSYWVAEEPRALLRAMSMTVCDLSAITKPWEIEKRVADLVSSEFFEQGDMEKQELNITPIDIMNREKEDELPMMQVNFIDSICLPIYEAFATLSDKLEPLVEGVRGNRGHWIDLADVVKTKTSQGLEPEEEEQQQQQQQQQQNVISNGDCKAMSDDDVAATNAELPADSPSEKASVNGSNVANNSSSTNKKIAVASHPTSTQPSDDDNDDADAEADADEVDEQPAEENGHDAEVDEASCRSNSTCSSSTASSRLSTPPPTGEDDSTPVSPSKTLQAKLVAANLKALQRQSSNQVQTQKQRCKSCDHSRSGLQVRKTSSLRGAQELELESKAKNGTHAALCKSTPVINNHNHQHHHSHNHSHNHNHNHHHHHHHSHHNHSQHGIGIGSASIGGSGLISLTTPLLAMDSDRIPKIVGKIGNIDGLPFANGIGGPQSAHGLPYASYQHQHHHLHQHHHHLLARRHSETNSNGATAMAAEK
- the LOC120444435 gene encoding dual 3',5'-cyclic-AMP and -GMP phosphodiesterase 11 isoform X2; this encodes MASSPNNAAPPVLWRARRKIGLHLRSIEEPATTPLQFQPTGRMNTEQGGTGYGGYGSSEHSLLIATRHAGVPLPLAQQQPLPAHYQPLSHSGAAPPSSSNGSPSSGGGVQTSATPQPQQQYQVHQPYQYQYQYQHHYHHQANSPQHHRPYDPEHARMEAWLDENQEFVQDYFIRKATRQTVDAWLVSHATSAGNDVVSSTSPTHANGQTSSSRGGSGATTPVRKISAHEFERGGLLKPIVNTIDGTPTFLSIGPPTDNGGVGGSCSNLQNVGGVVAGQYQYHHQQHHQNHAHLHHSQHSHYQAGGAVGSSSLGSTGGAGGAGAAPGLGGSGGAGNGHPYPYYHCHQRPQRLSRNELKQLDEKELIFELVKDICNELEVRTLCHKILQNVSILLNADRGSLFLVQGRCNGPDGLKKCLVSKLFDVCPRSTVEEMEQQDEVRVAWGTGIAGHVAESGEPVNIPDAYQDERFNCEIDSLTGYRTKALLCMPIKDSSGDVIGVAQVINKMNGECFSEIDEKVFSSYLQFCGIGLRNAQLYEKSQLEIKRNQVLLDLARMIFEEQSTIEHMVFRILTHMQSLIQCQRVQILLVHEADKGSFSRVFDFEANDLSEEEATSRTSPYESRFPINIGITGHVATTGETVNVPNAYEDDRFDASVDENSCFKHRSILCMAIKNSLGQIIGVIQLINKFNELDFTKNDENFVEAFAIFCGMGIHNTHMYEKAIVAMAKQSVTLEVLSYHASATMDEAHRLRRLRVPSAVHFRLHDFKFDDIHFEDDDTLKACLRMFLDLDFVERFHIDYEVLCRWLLSVKKNYRNVTYHNWRHAFNVAQMMFAILTTTQWWKIFGEIECLALIIGCLCHDLDHRGTNNSFQIKASSPLAQLYSTSTMEHHHFDQCLMILNSPGNQILANLSSDDYCRVIRVLEDAILSTDLAVYFKKRGPFLESVSQPTSYWVAEEPRALLRAMSMTVCDLSAITKPWEIEKRVADLVSSEFFEQGDMEKQELNITPIDIMNREKEDELPMMQVNFIDSICLPIYEAFATLSDKLEPLVEGVRGNRGHWIDLADVVKTKTSQGLEPEEEEQQQQQQQQQQNVISNGDCKAMSDDDVAATNAELPADSPSEKASVNGSNVANNSSSTNKKIAVASHPTSTQPSDDDNDDADAEADADEVDEQPAEENGHDAEVDEASCRSNSTCSSSTASSRLSTPPPTGEDDSTPVSPSKTLQAKLVAANLKALQRQSSNQVQTQKQRCKSCDHSRSGLQVRKTSSLRGAQELELESKAKNGTHAALCKSTPVINNHNHQHHHSHNHSHNHNHNHHHHHHHSHHNHSQHGIGIGSASIGGSGLISLTTPLLAMDSDRIPKIVGKIGNIDGLPFANGIGGPQSAHGLPYASYQHQHHHLHQHHHHLLARRHSETNSNGATAMAAEK